TCCTTCCCTGGCCCGGAGACGGAAAGGCACACGGTGTGCAGGTGCAGAGACACCATGTCCTTAGGAGGCAGTACCCTAAGAGTGGTGAAAACCCCTCCCACTGCTCACCttggtctctcttccttctctcccttatcCTTGTTCAAGGGCCCCGGGTTGGCTTCAACCTGGGGCttccatggtttcaggttttccttcccttccttttcccccaaGGTCGCTGGAACCAGGGCTGCCTTCCAGCACTTCATGGGGCACCTGGTACTTCTGGCCGTGTGGCCAAAGGCCCCGCAGTTTTTGCACTTGAGCTGTGGGTGGAAAGGAAGTGATGTCGGTGAGTGAGCTGAAGCCACAGGCAGCGATCCCACGTCCACATTGGGACGGATTGTGAATTCAGAGCTGAATAAGGATTCCAAAGAGGGGACACCGGCATGGGGGCCGTTAAGTGCTGGGAGAGTTCGGATACGATGTTCCCTCCCAAAGCCCACGTGACGGAGGAACTCTGAAAGGAAGGACTCAAGGTTCCAAGGGGCACGACGGTGAACCCGAAGTCAACAACACAGCCAAACGTGGCTACACAGGACTCTAAGTAGAAAGGGAGGTTGCCCCCAAGAGTCTCTCAAGGGACCTATCGGGCCGGGGAGAAGGTCCCAAGCCACGCCCACCTTGGATGGGAAAAGCAACCTGGGTGGTGGTGACAGAGCTCTTTGGAATCCAACCCAGTCTCTGAGGACCGTGTGACACCCCCTCcccccgtccccacccccaccccgatacCCAAGAGATCCAGGGCTAGACTTACCCTGGGATCTTCTTCATCGGGCGGGGGAGCCCTTGGCCCAACTGGGGCCCTCCGCTGCTTCTGGAGGGTCTGGGCTCTCACCAGTCTCTTGGCCCAAGATTTGGGGTCCCGACGTGCCATCATCTTCGTCGCCTGGGGGTTTTGTGACCGCCTTTTTCAGGGGTTGACTGTTGGGTcacctgaaacacacacaaacacacacatgtcgaTGGTTAAGCACATTGGATATTCACACACCCACAGGAAGCCACCTGCTAACTCCCTGCCGGTGTGGTCATGAGGAGACCTCACCACCAGTCGGTCAAATCTGTAGAACACAATGTGCTGTGTGCATCCTCGGATACTGTGTGTTCCTCTGCCATGACTACCTAGTCCAAGAGTAAACCGCACCTGCCACAGGGCCCGTGGCCTAGGTATGGGGAGTTGAGCTTTCAACCCCAAACAAGCAACTGATTCTGGAGACTGGACTTAGGTCTCTCACGATTCACTCCGGTAGAAGACACGGTGATTCTATCTCCCTTGACGGACAGAATGATCGAAGACACAGGGCATGGCTTGCGCCACCCTTTGGCAGGTCTGTTTGAAGTCAGGGATAAGGGATGCTTCCTGTGACAACTTGAATCGCTACTCTGGCCATTTCATTAGGCAACTTCCAAACACAAATTCATAGAGAGAAGTTACCTTCCTCTCCACCACACTAGCAGGTGATGGTCTTTCCTGTTCTACCTTTTGGCTTTAGCTCCAGCCCctctttacttatttatgttttctggTATTTTACGCATACCACACGAATTCATCTGAACAAACGGGGAACAAGTGCCACATCGTATCGACGTCTTACACGGCTGAAGGGCAAACCACCCTTTTTTCCAAAGTCCTTTTTCCATTTACCCACCAATTCAGCATGCTGCAGTACATTTCTTTTCGCATTCCCATCTTGGTCTTATCCCACATGTGGAGACGgatatgttttcttgttttctgttgcAAGAATTACTAGTAACGAGAACACATCCTTCCCCACCAGCAAGCCCCAGTGTGATCGGTTTCTTTCAGCCTCCTGtgtctcttccccccacccccacacccctcagGGATTGCGTGAAAAAAACAATAGTTCAGTGAAACTAACCTGAAATTACACGTCTACTTGCTTTCCCCGGCTGGCGCTGAGATGGGCAGGTGCTGGAGCAGCCCCGCTGGAAGCGATGCAGCATCCAGGACGACGGAGGAAGGGGCGGAGAgggacctctgctttccaggctgcCTTTTATACTGCCTCTGGTCACCTGACAAGGAACGTACCCTAACCTAGTCAGTTACCTGTACCTTAATTGCAATTAACTTAATCCAATTACGTGATCTGGAAAGGTCTATCTGCACAGCCCACTCTAAGATCATGTCCACTGCTGACAGACATTCTAAAACCTACGTGTACAGCTGCAAGCTTTGAAGAATAGATGCTCCCCGTCAGACATGTAACACTGGTGCCTGTAcccctgtcttcttttccatctttttgttttgttttgttttgttttgttttgttttaaaaaatgtggtaaaatagacaCCTTTTAATTGGACCACATTTAGTCTATCTCGACGTGGGCCTCAGTGTCATCAAGGAGATTCTCCTTGACGTGCAGTCACGGCCATGATCCATCTTCagagcttctctttcttccccaaggTAAGTCTGTCAGCAGAGAACCCTGACCGCACCCTCATGTGTTTTCTCCTCCAGGAGGCGCTTGGAAACCACCGTGAATTGGACCGCACTGGgaaacacagatgaggaaagtcaacaacgctttgtccttcagtgcctggctcctttttcaGCTCGTCTTGCGACTCCAGGCATTATGCCTGAAAAGTCTCCCGGACGCCTGTGAGGCTCTAATTCCCTGGGTCCCATTGCCATGTCTCTGGATTTGCGAAGATCCACCGCACCTTCTGTGGAACTCCCGTGTCGGTGAACTTTTGTGCCACGGCCCCTAATTCTGCCCATGGTCATCTGCAGCTGCACGACTTAGGGTCCATGTTCCTTGGACgggaagagacaggcaggagTCGGAATGATGAACCAGCACACTGGGGCATTTTCTCACGTAGCCCAAGTGACCCCATGGTGTTCTTGAGCTTTGGAACCAGTCGCGTCCCCTttgacactgcacccggctcccaGTCTCTCAATCGTGTTGGCCCTCCGGCGATCTCCCGTTGGATGAATTGCTCCTGCTGAAACTCGAGTCCCCTTTGATTTGCGCttcattaattattcatgatTCAGGTTGGAAGGCCTGCTGACGACCCCCTGTGGCCGTTCTCTGAGCTTTCCTGTCACATCGTTTCCTTCCACGCTCTTTGGTTCCTTATGgtcctgctccttctgctgtcagaggagcagagagttgatcttattgattctggatacggatactttctaggtgatctggataatccagataaCGACCCTCAACAGCGGCGGAAAGGGAGCAGCCATTTGGTGTGTCTCAGAAAATCCCGCTCAGTTCCGAGGCCCCCTAGATGTGGAATCCTGCTCAGAGTTGTTCCCAggtcagagaatggagagagcctGTGCATGATGGGATCTCCCTGCCTAGATCTTTCAGTGAGTCTCTACCTCAGCTACTCTTAGGATCAGGGGGAGAACCACGGTGTCAGACATCCGGAAAGAAGACGGGATGAATGTTTTACCTCTGAAGTACATCCCAAATGTGGGAGTTGACTTCAGCTTTGCTGGGGTCTATTTGgccagtgaaactctgcctggtTCATTCGCACATCCGGAAGCCACTTCACGGGGGGCCGTCGCAACTGGAACCACACACTTGGCATCGGCGGTTGAGCCAAATGGGGACTCGTGGTGCAAGCAACGCTCCCCACGTGTTAGCGTGGGTGAGATTCGGTTGGCGGAATTTTACTAGGTGCGTGTTAGTAGAGTGGGGCTGAGGTTTTCTTGCTCCTGTGGTTGTATACGAAGTCAAaggtcctgcccagccctgcggTCCCCTCAGTCAACTCTGTTTCGGAGACATAACGATTCGGATTGCCAACAAGTCAAGAAATGTTCAAGCCCTTGGATGTAGGGTAAAGAAagggagatcagactgtcactgtgtctatgtagaaggggaagacataagagactccattttgaaaaagacctgtactttaaacaattgctttgctgagatgttgatcatttgtagctttgccgcggcccctttgacccaacttggagctcacaaaaacctgTGTTGTATAACATCGAggcttaagggatctagggctgtgcagggcgtgccttgttaaccaaatgtttacgagcagtatacttggtaaaagtcattgccattctctagtctcaataaaccaggggcacaatgcaccgtggaaagccacagggacctctgcccttgaaagcagggtattgtccaaggtttctccccatgtgacagtctgaaatatggcctcgtgggatgggaaagacctgactgtcccccagcctgacacccgtaatgggtctgtgctgaggtggattagtcaaagaggaaagcctcttgcagttgagatgcaggaaggccactgtctcctgcttgcccctgggaactgaatgtctcggtgtaaagccCGATCGTACATTTGTTCAACTCTGAGctcggagaaaagctgccctgtggcgggaggcgagacgtgttggcagtaatgctgccttgttattctttactccgctgagatgtttgggtggagacaaacataaatctggcctacgtgcacgtccaggcatagtaccttcccttgaacttagtaatgatatagattctttggctcacgtgtgttttttttgttgttgttgttgaccttctccttattatcaccctgctctcctactacattcctttttgctgaaataatgaaaatcataatcaataaaaactgagggaactcagaggccggtgccggttcaggtccttggtgtgctgagtgccggtcccctggacccactgttgtctccctatactttgtctctgtgtcttatttcttctctccgtctctcatcccacccgactagaaacagccacaggtgtggaggggcaggccaccccttcactcggaaaatcagttaaacacaaacacggaatgagagtcaaaagacaatatgtcatctttttgagaattttattcacttcaaaaccaattaaacacacacatgtacaaaggCATTCCACAGCCCAGTTTTCGAGGCTGAGGAAAGACCCCGAGAGCGCTCTGCACAGCACGCTTCCCAGCGTCCGAAACACTGCTCTCAGGGCGGGGCACAGCGGAAGGGCTGCACCTCTCAGGGTTCCCTAACTTTTCCCTTATTCAGTCATCTAGAGAGCAAATACACAGTAATTCCCCAGTTTCCTATTGACGTCCCAGCGGAAGTCTGACTCCTGCGCGTCACGCAGTTTCTGAGGCAACGAATCTCTGGCACGGAAGCTTTTCCTGGCGCGTTTCCGGAGAACCACGCGAACTACAACGTCCCTCACCAGAATTCAATGAGGCAGAGTCCCTGCAtctgctccctgcctggcctgggctcccaCATCCACAGAAGCGCCACAGCCGGGGAGCTTCGGAGTCACCGCACAGAGTCTGCTCTCTGCTCTGCACTCCTCAGTCCCACAGTCCCCTCCAAGTCACGGGAGCTGGAGGCCAAGGAGCCCCTGCCACCTGCAGTCTCACTCCAGGTCAGAATCGCTGtcctctgaggaggaggaaacCTGAAGGTCCTCATAGAGGACGCTCGGTGGGACACGAACACGGGGACCCTCAGACTTCTCTGACACATGAGGGCTCTGAGCGAGGAAGGCTCCCGGCTTCTCAGGAGAGTGAAATGAGGGGGCCGCCAGGAGGCTGGAGCTCCAGCGTCCGTTTTCCAGTCTCCGGaagagcactctgagaggctgggccCCATCATGGCTGGCCGCTGGGTGATGGGACATGGTGCAGGCCTGGGCAGTAGGCAGGCAAGGTCTGCTGTGCGGAGGCTGCCGGTCGACGCTGGGCACCTGGGCGGGTGTCCTCCTGCCCATCTGGGGCGACGTACTTGGTCCAAGTTCGGTTGCGGCTGGCGGAGGTTGGAGATTCTCCGGGGCCCCCAGCTCACCTCCCTGGATGGCGCTTTCGGGGATCTGGAAGGGACCCAGTCTCGGTTTCTTGGGGAAGTTCAGGCAAGCCTGAATCCGAGCCTGGGCAGGTCTCTTGGCTCCTGGCCCGAAGCTGAGATTGGAGCCTAGGCCCAAGCTGTGTGTGGCGGCTGGCGGGCAGGGCTGTGAGGTCACCGCAGGACGTTTGTCCTGTGCCTGGGGTCTGATGGCCTGGAACAGGCCGTGGGTTttggaggcagcctggggaacttctcggcagccaccctcagggctgctgtgtgtCGGCTTCACCACGAGGAGAGGCTCGGGGCCCTGCTGCCTGACTGCAGGCTGAGGGATGTCGGCCGCAGCccctgtctgtctttcctttggTCCAAGACTTGAGGAGGAGCTCAGACTGGCTTTTCTGAGGGGAGACGGTGAAGCCAAGACGGAGCCCCTGTCAGACCTTTCGGTAGCTGAGCGATCAGCGAGGACAGGGCCCAGGCGCGGCCTCTTACTGGTTGTGTGGACCGGCATTGGCCCGCTTGCAAcctgaaagagaggaaacaacACAGGTTAGAAGTTCCTCCGCATGGAGCCAACGTGAAAATCAAGCACATCCAAAGACAAGGTGCACACGCCATGAAATTCTTAGTACAGTATCGACAGGCGGTCCTTGGAAGTAGGGACAGACCCTCCACCTGAGTGCTGATCAGGACAAGACACATGAAAGATGCGCTCTCGAGCTATGTGTAGCTGATCTAAGCACACCATTGTTCAAAAGATCGCGTCTTGGGCATTAACTGGATCAAAGCGCCTCCACTCAGCCTTCCATGAAGTGGAACGGACTGATGCCCTTCCGAAGGCAGGTTGGTGGCTCAAGGGTACTCAGGACGTCTTCTCTGAACACATGCATGTTCCTGGGTTTAGCCTTCTCCACGTTTGGGGCCTCTGAGGGACTAATTTCCTCATGCCGCTAGGAACATGTTGTTGGCAGGCTTGCCATAAttggacagaaagaaagcaacaggaaATACGGCATCTTCAGATGCCTTGGCCTGGAATCAAATTGACCTGGAAGGATCGTGGAGTCCCTGA
This genomic stretch from Pan paniscus chromosome 7, NHGRI_mPanPan1-v2.0_pri, whole genome shotgun sequence harbors:
- the LOC129395868 gene encoding protein FAM90A15-like; translation: MMARRDPKSWAKRLVRAQTLQKQRRAPVGPRAPPPDEEDPRLKCKNCGAFGHTARSTRCPMKCWKAALVPATLGEKEGKENLKPWKPQVEANPGPLNKDKGEKEERPRQQDPQRKALLHIFSGKPPEKPLPNRKGSTESSDYLRVASGPMPVHTTSKRPRLGPVLADRSATERSDRGSVLASPSPLRKASLSSSSSLGPKERQTGAAADIPQPAVRQQGPEPLLVVKPTHSSPEGGCREVPQAASKTHGLFQAIRPQAQDKRPAVTSQPCPPAATHSLGLGSNLSFGPGAKRPAQARIQACLNFPKKPRLGPFQIPESAIQGGELGAPENLQPPPAATELGPSTSPQMGRRTPAQVPSVDRQPPHSRPCLPTAQACTMSHHPAASHDGAQPLRVLFRRLENGRWSSSLLAAPSFHSPEKPGAFLAQSPHVSEKSEGPRVRVPPSVLYEDLQVSSSSEDSDSDLE